The genomic interval GGCGGCCGCGGCACGTCCCGGGTGGGCACGGGCGTAGTCGCGGTAGACGTTGGCGAAGGCGGTCAGGGCGTCCTTGCCGGCCCGTCCGGCCACCGCGTCGGCGGAGAGGTCCGCGAGCTCCTCCAGGGCGAACAGGGCGATCCGGGTCTTGAGGTCCTGGGAGTTCTTCACGTGCGAGTACAGGCTCGCGACCTTGACGTCGAACCGCCGGGCGAGCTCCGAGACGGTCACCCGCTCGAAGCCCACCTCGTCGGCCAGCTCCGCGCCCGCCCGGACCAGTCGCTCCGTGCTCAGCCCTACTCGCGCCATAGCCGTCCTCTCGTTTGCCAGAATCGATTATGCATTTGCCTAAAGCATTTAGGCAAACTAGCGTGGCCTTATGGAACCGTTGACCGAGCGAGAGATCCGTGCCGCCTTCGTGAACTGCACCAAGGGCGAGGCGAAGCGGCTGAACATGCCGCGTGACCTGGCGGAGCAGCCGTGGGAGGACCTGGACTACCTC from Streptomyces sp. CC0208 carries:
- a CDS encoding TetR/AcrR family transcriptional regulator, whose amino-acid sequence is MARVGLSTERLVRAGAELADEVGFERVTVSELARRFDVKVASLYSHVKNSQDLKTRIALFALEELADLSADAVAGRAGKDALTAFANVYRDYARAHPGRAAAARLRLDPETAAASAGVRQAQMMRAILRGYDLPEPDQTHAVRLLGSTFHGYASLEGAGGFSHSSPDSEESWTRILDALDTLLRNWPAPDRPTG